Proteins from one Oscillatoria nigro-viridis PCC 7112 genomic window:
- a CDS encoding chloride channel protein, with translation MPYISIPKEFREPSRVIKSQLFLRPKRLAIFEACLIGLISGLAGVLLKSGVGWLGSWRVATSTVIPAWILLPGVGLCGGLLTGFLVERFAPETAGSGIPHVKAALGGVNLSLDLRVAVAKLMTTILAVGSGLTLGRQGPTVQIGASLAGWIGHLMPTSPDYRRQLIACGAAAGLAAGFNAPIAGVLFVVEELLHDVSGLTLGTAIIASFIGAVVSQLLGGDSLNLNLREYPSSFQAQEIPFYILLGVLAGLLGALFSKGIIASLQFNRRSLKLALPVRVAVAGIICGLVIAFLPETFRNNTGLREFLLTGEASGITSLIAFVAHFFLTIISAASGAPGGLFSPSLVMGSALGHMVGIVQVDVLGVGLPVTYALAGMGAFFCAVTRAPITAVVIVFEITADFKLVLPLMIGSVVAYLVAEKVDSGSLYTHLLEFNGIQLTKAKAATNTLSDLHADDVMQRRVETLSSLLTFDEVIQAFSRSHHRGFPVVEDGKLVGIVSQTDLANARERNLSGNSLLKEFMTVQPIAVKAKDTLSEVLYRLNNYNISRLPVVEGRRLVGIITRSDIIRVESDRLSGETTQGPHPEPSYIVYQTRAPQVGNGRLLVPLSNPQTAPALLRLAAAIARDRNYELECLQIILVPRNSSPSESAVRTTKSRRLLQQAERIIRNLNLPVHTQIRVAHDVPHAILETIKERHIDLILMGWQGEISTTGRIFGDVVDTVIRQAGCEVILVKWSEKILATRNKHEFPTAFSGRKYASVEWEFNAEGVDGADNPTLAASDSSPTPETELSPPNSDIPGPELGLHTLMGLHRWLVPIRGGYKQAAALRLLPALVAASAVPEIKLCQVHQPSVAEPDRGELKQAAEFIKRRVSCSIIATSVCATSVSDALIDLAQNDQCDAIVLGASREGLLKQVIHGNIPEAVARGCDCTVILVRSAS, from the coding sequence ATGCCGTACATTAGTATCCCTAAAGAATTTAGGGAACCTTCCAGGGTCATCAAATCTCAACTTTTTTTACGGCCGAAACGCCTAGCCATTTTTGAAGCTTGTCTGATCGGTTTAATTTCAGGACTCGCTGGGGTTTTGCTCAAATCAGGAGTCGGATGGCTCGGCAGTTGGCGAGTTGCTACCTCGACAGTAATTCCAGCTTGGATCTTACTGCCGGGGGTCGGTTTGTGCGGCGGGTTGCTAACAGGTTTTTTGGTTGAGCGTTTTGCTCCCGAAACAGCAGGCAGCGGCATTCCTCACGTCAAAGCTGCTCTCGGCGGAGTCAATCTTTCCTTAGATTTGCGAGTAGCTGTCGCCAAACTTATGACCACTATTTTAGCCGTTGGTTCCGGTTTAACTTTAGGCAGGCAAGGCCCGACTGTACAAATAGGAGCATCTTTAGCCGGCTGGATAGGTCATTTGATGCCAACTTCCCCAGACTACCGCCGACAATTGATTGCTTGCGGTGCTGCTGCCGGATTGGCTGCTGGTTTCAATGCTCCCATTGCAGGAGTTTTGTTTGTAGTTGAAGAACTGCTGCACGACGTTTCGGGATTGACTTTAGGGACTGCAATTATCGCTTCATTTATCGGTGCAGTTGTCTCGCAGCTTTTGGGCGGCGATAGTTTAAATTTGAATCTTCGCGAGTACCCAAGCAGTTTTCAAGCTCAGGAAATTCCGTTCTACATACTGTTAGGAGTTTTAGCGGGCTTGCTGGGCGCTTTGTTCAGCAAAGGGATTATTGCTAGCTTGCAATTTAACAGGCGATCGCTCAAATTAGCTTTGCCCGTCAGAGTGGCTGTAGCTGGCATAATCTGCGGTTTAGTAATAGCTTTTCTCCCAGAAACTTTCCGCAACAATACGGGTTTGCGGGAGTTTCTGCTGACCGGTGAAGCAAGCGGGATAACGAGTTTAATTGCTTTTGTAGCTCACTTTTTTCTGACAATTATTTCTGCTGCTTCTGGAGCTCCGGGAGGATTGTTTTCCCCTTCCCTCGTTATGGGTTCTGCACTCGGTCACATGGTGGGCATTGTGCAGGTAGATGTCCTGGGCGTCGGTTTGCCGGTAACTTACGCTTTGGCGGGAATGGGAGCGTTTTTTTGCGCGGTTACTAGAGCGCCGATTACTGCGGTAGTAATTGTGTTTGAAATTACGGCGGATTTCAAATTAGTGCTGCCTTTGATGATCGGTTCTGTAGTTGCTTATTTAGTCGCAGAAAAGGTAGACAGCGGCTCGCTGTACACTCACCTTTTGGAGTTTAACGGCATTCAACTGACAAAGGCAAAAGCTGCCACCAATACTTTGAGCGACTTGCACGCAGATGACGTGATGCAGCGCCGAGTTGAAACTCTTTCGAGTCTGCTGACTTTCGATGAAGTGATCCAGGCATTTTCGCGATCGCACCACCGAGGATTTCCAGTAGTTGAAGATGGCAAATTAGTCGGAATTGTCAGTCAAACGGATTTGGCAAATGCCCGTGAGCGCAATTTGTCAGGCAACTCCCTGCTTAAAGAATTTATGACCGTACAGCCGATCGCAGTCAAAGCAAAGGATACTTTAAGCGAGGTATTGTACAGGCTCAACAACTACAATATCAGTCGCTTGCCAGTCGTAGAAGGCCGGCGTTTGGTGGGAATTATTACCCGCAGCGACATTATCCGAGTTGAATCCGATCGCCTCAGCGGAGAAACAACCCAGGGCCCGCATCCAGAACCTTCTTATATTGTCTATCAAACCAGGGCCCCGCAAGTCGGAAACGGTCGATTATTAGTGCCGCTTTCCAATCCCCAAACAGCACCCGCTTTGCTGCGGCTGGCGGCGGCGATCGCGCGCGATCGCAATTACGAATTAGAATGCCTGCAAATCATCTTAGTACCGCGCAACAGTTCCCCCTCAGAAAGCGCCGTGCGGACAACCAAAAGCCGCCGCCTGCTGCAACAAGCCGAGCGAATTATTCGCAATTTGAACTTGCCGGTACACACCCAAATACGGGTAGCTCATGACGTGCCTCACGCGATTTTAGAGACAATTAAGGAGCGACATATCGATTTAATTTTGATGGGCTGGCAAGGCGAAATTTCCACAACAGGACGCATTTTTGGCGATGTGGTCGATACTGTAATTCGGCAAGCCGGCTGCGAGGTTATTTTAGTTAAATGGAGCGAAAAAATATTAGCAACCCGCAATAAACATGAGTTTCCCACCGCTTTTAGCGGGCGGAAATATGCGTCTGTAGAATGGGAATTCAATGCCGAAGGAGTTGACGGTGCAGATAATCCCACATTGGCAGCCTCAGATTCATCACCAACTCCAGAGACTGAACTTTCCCCGCCGAATTCAGACATTCCAGGGCCAGAATTGGGGCTGCACACGCTGATGGGTTTGCACCGCTGGTTGGTGCCTATTCGCGGCGGTTACAAGCAAGCTGCGGCTTTGCGGCTGCTACCTGCTTTGGTGGCTGCGAGTGCTGTACCGGAGATTAAATTGTGTCAGGTTCATCAGCCTTCTGTTGCAGAACCCGATCGCGGAGAATTAAAGCAAGCGGCGGAGTTTATCAAGCGCCGGGTTAGCTGTTCGATAATAGCGACTTCGGTTTGCGCTACATCGGTTTCTGATGCTTTAATTGATTTGGCTCAGAACGATCAGTGCGATGCGATCGTCCTGGGAGCGAGCCGTGAAGGGCTGCTGAAGCAGGTGATTCACGGGAACATTCCGGAAGCTGTGGCGCGCGGGTGCGACTGTACAGTCATTTTAGTGCGATCGGCCTCTTAG
- a CDS encoding GDSL-type esterase/lipase family protein, translating into MRICFIGDSFVNGTCDPKCLGWTGRICAAACGQGHDITYYNLGIRGETSADIETRWFNEVSCRLPHYGDGRIVFSFGVNDTYLENEKIRIEVEKSIENARYILTSAKEIFPVLMVGPPPVIDADRTRRIANLSEQFARVCSELNVPYLDVCTPLQTSEIWQKELTENDGSHPGAAGYAELAKIVHNWDGWKAWFKNINISDKETVTLFRAVGKKEMELIKESDFMEFPPRLSFQPTFYPVLQKAYAIQIARDWNTKDAASGYFGYVSCFRVAAEFLKKYPVQTVGSSSHQEYWIPAEELAQFNQNIVGKIEIFAEYQP; encoded by the coding sequence ATGCGTATTTGTTTTATCGGCGATTCTTTTGTAAACGGTACTTGCGATCCCAAATGTCTCGGTTGGACAGGAAGGATTTGCGCGGCCGCTTGCGGACAAGGACACGATATTACCTACTACAATTTAGGCATAAGGGGAGAAACCAGTGCCGATATAGAAACTCGTTGGTTCAACGAAGTTTCTTGCCGCTTACCTCACTACGGCGACGGCAGAATAGTATTTTCCTTTGGCGTCAACGACACTTACCTAGAAAACGAAAAAATTCGCATAGAAGTTGAAAAATCAATTGAAAATGCTCGCTATATTCTCACGTCAGCCAAAGAAATATTTCCAGTATTAATGGTAGGGCCACCCCCAGTTATTGATGCCGATCGTACAAGGCGGATTGCCAACTTATCCGAACAGTTTGCCAGAGTTTGCAGCGAGTTAAACGTGCCTTATCTAGATGTTTGCACCCCGCTGCAAACATCGGAAATTTGGCAAAAAGAACTTACCGAAAACGATGGCTCCCATCCGGGCGCCGCCGGTTACGCTGAATTGGCGAAAATAGTTCACAATTGGGACGGTTGGAAAGCTTGGTTTAAAAATATCAATATATCAGATAAAGAGACTGTCACGCTGTTCCGAGCCGTCGGAAAAAAAGAAATGGAACTGATTAAAGAAAGCGATTTTATGGAATTTCCCCCGCGCTTATCTTTTCAGCCTACTTTTTATCCCGTGCTTCAAAAAGCCTATGCCATACAAATAGCGCGAGATTGGAATACAAAAGATGCAGCATCGGGATATTTCGGCTATGTTAGCTGCTTTCGGGTGGCGGCAGAATTCTTGAAAAAATATCCCGTACAAACTGTGGGCAGTTCGAGTCACCAAGAATATTGGATTCCCGCCGAAGAATTGGCTCAGTTCAATCAAAACATTGTGGGAAAAATAGAAATTTTTGCAGAATATCAACCCTAA
- a CDS encoding TldD/PmbA family protein produces the protein MTNDQSAEQLLELATKAGAEAAEVLESQSLSRPVFFEANRLKQLETAQAEGIALRLWRDGRPGLAVAYGPVELQILVDRAIALSQLNEPETIELGTGEKVVYPDRGVSVPAQQLVNWGKEAIAIVREAYPESLCTAELDCEIESTRLLNTLGLDSSHTDTTLSGYLSAELVRGEDFLNIWEGETERGTLDLNTSAKRVLQRLEWAKDNVAPPTGRVPVLFTAKAADLLWGTVCAALNGKQVLEGASPWNDRLGQQVTSPLVTLSQQPDIGPYSCPFDDEGTPTRAIVFINSGVLQLFYTDRTTGRALGSGTTGNGFRPGLGSYPTPSLFNVLIKPGSLSLIDLIAQLDDGIVVDQMLGGSAGISGDFSINVDLGYRVKKGQIVGRIKDTMVAGNVYSVLKQLVELGGDSEWNGSCHTPSVIVEGLSVIGKN, from the coding sequence ATGACCAATGACCAATCAGCAGAACAACTGCTAGAATTAGCCACCAAAGCAGGTGCAGAAGCTGCTGAGGTGTTGGAATCGCAATCGCTCTCGCGGCCGGTCTTTTTTGAAGCAAACCGCCTCAAACAGCTAGAAACCGCCCAAGCAGAAGGCATTGCACTGCGGCTGTGGCGGGACGGGAGGCCGGGTTTGGCGGTGGCCTACGGGCCCGTGGAACTACAAATTTTGGTGGACAGGGCGATCGCGCTTTCGCAACTCAACGAACCGGAAACCATCGAACTCGGCACGGGTGAGAAAGTTGTTTATCCCGATCGCGGAGTGTCGGTGCCGGCCCAACAGCTAGTAAACTGGGGAAAAGAGGCGATCGCGATCGTCCGCGAAGCCTATCCCGAAAGCCTCTGCACCGCCGAACTCGACTGCGAAATCGAAAGCACCCGCTTGCTGAACACACTAGGCTTGGATTCGAGTCACACCGACACCACCCTCAGCGGTTACTTGTCAGCAGAATTAGTGCGGGGCGAAGATTTCCTCAACATTTGGGAAGGCGAAACCGAACGCGGTACCCTCGACTTAAACACGAGTGCCAAGCGGGTTTTGCAGCGTTTAGAATGGGCGAAAGATAATGTTGCCCCCCCCACGGGCCGCGTGCCGGTGCTATTTACAGCCAAAGCAGCCGACTTGCTGTGGGGGACTGTGTGTGCGGCGTTGAACGGCAAACAGGTACTCGAAGGCGCTTCGCCTTGGAACGATCGATTGGGCCAACAAGTGACATCGCCGCTTGTCACCCTCTCGCAGCAGCCGGATATCGGGCCCTATAGCTGTCCCTTTGACGACGAAGGTACTCCCACTCGGGCGATCGTCTTTATCAACAGCGGAGTGTTGCAGCTATTTTATACCGATCGCACCACCGGTCGAGCCTTGGGCAGCGGCACCACCGGCAACGGATTTCGCCCGGGTTTGGGCAGCTATCCGACGCCGAGTTTGTTCAATGTTTTGATTAAACCAGGTTCGCTTTCGCTAATCGATTTAATCGCTCAATTAGACGACGGAATTGTAGTCGATCAAATGCTTGGCGGCAGTGCTGGAATTTCCGGCGATTTTTCCATAAACGTCGATCTCGGCTACCGAGTCAAAAAAGGTCAAATAGTCGGCAGAATCAAAGACACAATGGTAGCCGGCAACGTCTACAGCGTCCTCAAACAATTAGTAGAATTGGGAGGAGACTCTGAGTGGAACGGTTCTTGCCACACACCCTCTGTAATTGTAGAGGGATTGTCCGTCATCGGCAAGAATTAA
- a CDS encoding Tab2/Atab2 family RNA-binding protein — protein MATIWELDFYSRPIIDEREKKKWEVLICESPLNVGDKAESLFRYSQFCSSSTVNSLWLAGAIKDAIAAAPKRPEKIRFFRRQMANMITKACEELDIPAACSRRTLALSLWLEERMQDVYPAEPGYQPVVNPSVQFIPETPVALPDALIGEKWAFVSLPIAAFDEMSEWDIGFGEAFGLPMTALGPKTQIPGLIIYSSRATALAGWMSGLELAFLKFESGPPARLVLDTGANDRWILANLRDAATEREAKGFEAAKNQAKKVHFLAIQSNPESESFAGFWLLHELNI, from the coding sequence ATGGCTACTATTTGGGAACTCGACTTTTACAGCCGTCCAATCATAGACGAGCGAGAGAAAAAAAAATGGGAAGTGTTGATCTGCGAAAGCCCGCTGAATGTAGGCGACAAGGCCGAATCTCTGTTTCGCTACTCGCAATTTTGCTCCAGTTCAACCGTGAATTCCCTGTGGCTGGCTGGTGCAATTAAAGATGCGATCGCCGCAGCACCGAAACGCCCCGAAAAAATCCGCTTTTTCCGCCGCCAAATGGCGAACATGATTACCAAAGCCTGCGAGGAGTTGGACATTCCCGCCGCCTGCAGCCGCCGCACCCTCGCCCTCAGCCTGTGGCTGGAAGAACGGATGCAAGACGTTTATCCCGCCGAACCGGGCTATCAACCGGTTGTGAACCCGAGCGTTCAATTTATACCCGAAACGCCAGTTGCGCTGCCGGATGCTTTAATCGGCGAAAAATGGGCGTTTGTGAGTTTGCCGATCGCAGCTTTTGACGAAATGTCCGAGTGGGATATCGGATTTGGGGAAGCTTTCGGGCTGCCGATGACAGCCCTGGGCCCAAAAACGCAAATTCCGGGACTAATTATCTACTCGTCGAGAGCAACAGCCCTGGCAGGTTGGATGTCGGGTTTGGAGTTGGCTTTTCTGAAATTTGAGAGCGGCCCGCCCGCTAGGCTGGTATTAGATACCGGAGCTAACGATCGCTGGATTTTAGCTAATCTCAGAGACGCAGCAACTGAGAGAGAAGCGAAAGGATTTGAAGCCGCGAAAAACCAAGCAAAAAAAGTACATTTCTTAGCAATTCAGTCGAATCCCGAATCGGAATCTTTTGCAGGATTTTGGCTGCTGCACGAACTAAATATTTAG
- a CDS encoding HEAT repeat domain-containing protein translates to MISVESLINALENLDVEMCQRAVRTLGIECVIDTLKHQYWEVRESSAIVLGQLGDKQAVEPLIQALNDSVREVRQCAASALGQLGDKQAVEPLIQALNDSVREVRQCAASALGQLGDKQAVEPLIRALKDELTAVRGTAALILGEMGDDRAIDPLINLFRDDEWDLRRTATEALVKLGELALSPLLNALADENKWVRFHAVETLGKLGDARATLPLIEALKDFDFDVRRSAAQALGELGDKRASEPLIEALKDNDAEVRQLAAFSLGKVGHTDKTRAVESLINALKDTNCYVRCSVTVALGYLGNRQAVEPLIDALKDNDRNVRSNAAKSLGELGDVRAVEPLSIALSDRSESVRCSAAKALGQLGDLRAIDLLINALNDSEWEMQKAATLALGELGGLPAVEPLINKLKDWKGNERVPEHTITALVKLGELAVLPLIEVLLNASVSVWVRKKVVTILAAVGDLRAVKPLIQVLKDEHDRVGAGDGYNWMRAEAALALGQLGDVRATLPLIEALKDSQENVRSEAVRALSNFSDPRVVELFIQMLEDSGWSADLLPNIARFLGKMGDERAIDPLIKSLNYSNELRCGFAMGNDARENGGYVPLFAGLKVEEPRLAVVEALNQLTGSSAVELLFNILKQPNHPLRPDAAKALGNLGELSQLPLINALKNEDSFVRQSAAKALGNIGDERAVPGLIEALNDGDDKVRLSAIESLRWIDNKKAVEPLIDRLRDSNWQVREAAIRALSRLRDDRAIQPLTDMLKDENSQVREQAVYALGKFKGNQNVELLIELLQDRDCKVRQETAYILGQIGDARAVEPLISALLNDSDVSVRRFAAMSLDRIGDKRAIEPLIDALKNEQESYARSEVARALSRMGDERIVVPFINALGDSNIQVYNAVTDALGELGDTRAVEPLIQLLKERPVHELRPVVSALAKIGDVRAVEPLIEALKQPGRTTREAAAKALEKLGDARAVEPLIETLKDEDEGVRRAAAQALVKLGDRRSLLPFLDALSDSSFWVRFCAVEALGNLGDVSAVEPLIPLLKEKGGKIGSSAAKALGNIGDARAARPLIETFQDTDCEVCDAAIESLVKMGEPALVPLCEALKDQNKNVRRNAVKALEKFGDARAIAPLTSLLKDRNRNIGNAARKAIESIRNRNLL, encoded by the coding sequence ATGATATCGGTTGAATCTCTGATTAATGCTCTCGAAAACTTAGATGTGGAAATGTGCCAGAGGGCTGTTAGGACTTTGGGTATTGAATGTGTGATTGACACCCTCAAACACCAATACTGGGAAGTGCGCGAGAGTAGTGCCATTGTTTTGGGTCAACTGGGCGACAAGCAAGCGGTTGAACCCCTGATCCAAGCTCTCAACGACTCAGTGAGGGAAGTGCGCCAGTGTGCCGCCTCCGCTTTAGGTCAACTGGGTGACAAGCAAGCGGTTGAACCCCTGATCCAAGCCCTCAACGACTCAGTGAGAGAAGTGCGCCAGTGCGCCGCCTCCGCTTTAGGTCAACTGGGTGACAAGCAAGCGGTTGAACCCCTGATTCGCGCCCTCAAAGATGAGCTTACTGCGGTACGGGGTACGGCTGCCCTGATTTTGGGTGAGATGGGTGACGATCGAGCGATCGACCCACTCATCAATCTATTTAGGGATGATGAGTGGGATCTGCGTCGGACAGCTACGGAGGCTTTAGTTAAGCTTGGTGAACTGGCATTATCACCGTTGCTCAACGCGCTCGCCGATGAGAATAAATGGGTGCGGTTTCATGCCGTAGAGACGTTGGGTAAGTTAGGCGACGCACGAGCCACCCTGCCGCTGATCGAGGCACTCAAGGACTTTGACTTTGATGTTCGTAGGAGTGCTGCCCAAGCTTTGGGTGAGCTTGGGGATAAGCGGGCGAGTGAACCGCTGATAGAAGCTCTCAAAGATAATGATGCAGAGGTGCGCCAACTAGCTGCGTTTTCCTTGGGTAAGGTTGGGCACACCGACAAAACACGGGCAGTAGAGTCTCTGATTAATGCCCTCAAGGATACGAACTGTTATGTGCGCTGTAGTGTCACTGTTGCGTTAGGTTATCTAGGTAATCGGCAGGCAGTTGAGCCACTGATCGATGCTCTTAAAGATAACGATCGCAACGTGCGTAGTAATGCCGCTAAGTCTTTAGGTGAGCTAGGTGATGTGCGGGCAGTTGAACCCCTGAGCATCGCCCTGAGCGATCGGTCTGAGTCGGTACGCTGTTCTGCTGCCAAAGCTTTGGGTCAGTTGGGGGACTTGAGAGCTATTGACTTGCTGATTAACGCGCTCAATGACTCGGAGTGGGAGATGCAAAAAGCTGCAACCCTCGCCTTGGGTGAGTTGGGCGGCTTGCCGGCGGTTGAACCACTAATAAATAAATTAAAAGATTGGAAAGGCAATGAACGTGTGCCAGAACATACCATTACTGCTTTAGTCAAGCTGGGTGAGCTTGCGGTATTACCGTTGATTGAAGTCCTCCTGAATGCCTCGGTTTCGGTATGGGTACGCAAAAAAGTCGTCACAATTTTAGCGGCTGTGGGGGATCTGCGGGCGGTAAAACCCCTAATCCAAGTGCTTAAAGATGAGCACGACCGTGTGGGTGCCGGAGATGGGTACAACTGGATGCGTGCCGAAGCCGCCCTAGCTCTAGGTCAATTAGGTGATGTGCGAGCCACCCTGCCGCTAATTGAGGCGCTTAAAGACTCTCAGGAGAATGTCCGCTCAGAAGCAGTTAGAGCCTTGAGCAATTTTAGCGACCCGCGTGTGGTTGAACTGTTTATTCAGATGCTTGAGGACAGTGGTTGGAGCGCAGATTTGCTCCCAAATATAGCTCGATTTTTAGGCAAAATGGGCGATGAGCGAGCTATCGATCCGCTAATAAAATCACTTAACTATTCAAATGAATTGAGGTGTGGCTTTGCGATGGGTAATGATGCAAGGGAAAATGGCGGCTACGTGCCACTGTTTGCGGGGCTGAAGGTTGAGGAGCCCCGTCTGGCTGTTGTCGAGGCTTTGAACCAGTTAACGGGCAGCAGTGCCGTTGAGTTACTGTTCAATATCCTCAAACAGCCAAATCATCCTCTACGCCCGGATGCTGCTAAAGCACTGGGCAACTTGGGCGAACTGTCGCAATTGCCATTAATTAATGCACTTAAGAATGAAGATAGTTTTGTGCGACAAAGTGCGGCTAAGGCTTTGGGCAACATTGGTGATGAACGCGCAGTTCCAGGGCTGATTGAAGCGCTCAATGACGGAGATGACAAAGTGCGTTTGAGTGCGATCGAGTCTTTGCGCTGGATTGACAACAAAAAAGCGGTTGAACCTCTGATCGATCGGCTTAGAGATTCTAATTGGCAAGTGCGCGAAGCTGCCATCAGAGCCTTAAGTCGGCTGCGGGACGATCGGGCTATTCAACCGCTCACCGATATGCTCAAAGATGAAAATAGCCAGGTACGCGAGCAAGCAGTCTATGCTTTGGGCAAGTTTAAGGGCAACCAAAACGTTGAACTGCTAATCGAGTTGCTTCAAGATCGCGATTGCAAAGTCCGTCAGGAAACAGCCTATATTTTGGGTCAGATCGGCGACGCGCGGGCAGTAGAACCGCTGATATCGGCACTGCTAAATGACTCTGACGTGTCTGTGCGTCGGTTTGCTGCGATGTCTTTAGATCGGATTGGTGACAAGCGGGCGATCGAACCACTAATCGACGCTCTTAAAAATGAGCAAGAGAGCTACGCGCGTTCCGAGGTTGCCAGGGCTTTAAGCCGTATGGGCGATGAGCGGATAGTTGTACCGTTTATCAATGCTCTTGGGGATTCAAATATCCAGGTCTACAATGCTGTTACTGATGCTTTGGGTGAGTTAGGCGACACCCGTGCCGTCGAACCGCTGATCCAATTGCTTAAGGAGCGGCCTGTTCACGAGCTTCGGCCGGTGGTTAGCGCTTTGGCAAAAATTGGGGACGTGCGAGCCGTAGAGCCGCTGATCGAAGCTCTGAAACAGCCTGGGCGCACTACCCGTGAAGCAGCCGCAAAGGCTCTAGAGAAGTTGGGTGATGCACGAGCCGTAGAGCCGCTGATTGAAACACTTAAAGATGAGGATGAAGGAGTGCGAAGGGCGGCGGCTCAAGCTTTGGTCAAGCTAGGCGATCGCCGATCGCTTTTACCGTTTCTGGATGCCCTCTCTGATAGTAGTTTCTGGGTACGTTTCTGCGCGGTGGAGGCTTTAGGTAATCTGGGCGATGTTAGTGCTGTCGAGCCGCTCATTCCGCTGCTTAAAGAAAAAGGGGGGAAAATAGGCTCAAGTGCTGCTAAGGCTTTGGGCAATATTGGCGATGCACGGGCCGCCCGGCCGCTAATCGAAACCTTCCAAGATACAGATTGCGAAGTGTGCGATGCTGCCATTGAGTCTTTGGTCAAGATGGGAGAGCCTGCCTTAGTTCCCCTGTGTGAGGCGCTCAAGGATCAGAATAAAAACGTGCGGAGGAATGCTGTTAAAGCTTTGGAGAAGTTTGGGGATGCACGGGCGATCGCACCGCTCACTTCTTTACTAAAAGATCGAAACCGCAACATAGGTAATGCGGCTCGCAAAGCGATCGAGAGCATCCGCAACCGGAATCTTCTTTAA
- a CDS encoding catalase, translated as MGINNSLHQAPRKIIPEELVPVAAIGKMVPDRNPDNCFAQAQERAT; from the coding sequence GTGGGTATCAATAACAGCTTGCATCAGGCTCCACGTAAAATCATTCCTGAAGAACTTGTTCCAGTTGCGGCGATCGGCAAAATGGTGCCCGATCGCAATCCCGACAACTGCTTTGCCCAAGCACAAGAGCGTGCAACTTAA
- a CDS encoding nucleotidyltransferase domain-containing protein yields MRQIILEKIVSTLQPLDFVLALWQGGSAAHGYTDEWSDLDIAVVVEDNCVEETFDIVETALAEIAEIELKYRVPEPAWHGQSQCFWRLKETPPFLLIDFAVFRRSSRNDFLAIERHGKVPIAFDKANLIVPPLLDKNHHLSQMRSRFNEIKIRFDLLQPLVKKEIYRGHLVDAIGNYHNWTLLPLVEVLGMIYRPHRYDFELKYFSRDFPRQIVDRVAPLFCIANLEDLAAKQQIAEAFFAETLPLAQAKFSSDNALTLPP; encoded by the coding sequence ATGAGACAAATCATTCTCGAAAAGATTGTTTCTACTTTACAACCTTTAGATTTTGTTCTCGCTTTGTGGCAAGGAGGTTCCGCAGCCCACGGATACACCGACGAGTGGTCAGACCTCGATATAGCGGTTGTGGTTGAAGATAACTGCGTGGAAGAAACATTTGATATTGTTGAAACAGCCCTCGCAGAAATTGCCGAAATCGAACTCAAATATCGAGTTCCAGAACCCGCTTGGCACGGTCAATCGCAGTGCTTTTGGCGGCTGAAAGAAACCCCGCCCTTTTTGCTAATTGATTTCGCCGTTTTCCGGCGCAGCAGCCGCAACGATTTCCTGGCAATAGAGAGACACGGGAAAGTGCCGATCGCCTTTGACAAAGCTAATCTAATTGTACCCCCTCTTTTGGATAAAAACCATCATTTATCCCAAATGCGATCCCGATTCAACGAAATTAAAATCCGTTTCGATTTGCTGCAACCTCTGGTAAAAAAAGAGATTTATCGCGGACATTTAGTAGATGCGATCGGCAACTATCACAATTGGACGCTTCTACCCTTAGTCGAAGTGTTGGGCATGATTTACCGTCCCCACAGATACGACTTTGAACTCAAATATTTCAGCCGAGATTTTCCGCGCCAAATAGTCGATCGCGTCGCACCGCTTTTCTGCATTGCCAACCTAGAAGATTTGGCAGCCAAACAGCAAATAGCTGAGGCTTTTTTTGCAGAAACTTTACCGCTTGCACAAGCTAAGTTTTCCTCTGACAATGCCCTAACACTACCGCCCTAG